One Nitrospirota bacterium genomic window carries:
- a CDS encoding DUF1828 domain-containing protein has product MNKAACQRLIDEYLHWLKQELTLTEHEGSCQISTPFLDRHNDAIDIFVEKKNGTLRLTDDGYTIRDLRASDMEFTTAKRKAHLAAALNGFGVRIDGDEICVDSSTEDFPQKKHNLLQAILTVNDMFVMAEEHVLSLFKEDVALFLESHHIPAFSDFKLSGKSGFDHKFDFGLPKTPQKPQRVLQTITNLTKDNATSLAFMVGDARLNRLDHLGALAMINDAARIPNEEHLAALRAYEVEPLLWSRREEIAPILNGAR; this is encoded by the coding sequence ATGAACAAGGCCGCCTGCCAACGCTTGATTGACGAGTATCTCCACTGGCTCAAACAGGAGCTGACGCTCACCGAGCATGAGGGTTCCTGCCAGATATCTACACCATTTTTGGATCGTCATAATGATGCTATTGACATCTTCGTGGAAAAGAAAAATGGGACATTGAGGCTGACTGACGACGGGTACACGATCAGAGACCTTCGCGCAAGTGACATGGAGTTTACGACTGCTAAACGCAAAGCTCATCTGGCTGCTGCACTAAATGGCTTCGGCGTCAGAATCGACGGAGATGAAATCTGCGTTGATTCATCAACTGAGGATTTTCCTCAAAAAAAACACAACCTCCTGCAAGCTATCCTGACAGTCAACGATATGTTTGTTATGGCGGAAGAGCACGTTCTTTCCCTGTTTAAAGAAGATGTGGCCTTATTTCTTGAATCCCACCACATTCCAGCATTCTCTGATTTCAAACTCAGCGGTAAAAGCGGATTTGACCATAAGTTCGACTTTGGCCTTCCGAAGACGCCCCAAAAGCCGCAACGCGTCTTACAAACCATCACCAATCTGACCAAGGACAACGCCACTTCTCTAGCTTTCATGGTAGGCGATGCTCGCTTGAATCGCCTCGATCATTTAGGGGCGCTCGCAATGATTAACGATGCCGCTCGGATTCCAAACGAGGAACACCTAGCCGCCCTCCGCGCATATGAAGTTGAACCGTTGCTTTGGTCGCGACGAGAAGAAATTGCGCCGATCCTAAACGGTGCACGGTAG